In one Hippocampus zosterae strain Florida chromosome 10, ASM2543408v3, whole genome shotgun sequence genomic region, the following are encoded:
- the prx gene encoding neuroblast differentiation-associated protein AHNAK isoform X32 translates to MDPEPSNEQTDQTTVEAAEPPVEIVVETEAEAGASGYSVTGGGERGIFIKDVLKDSPAAKHLSLQQGDQLLSAKVYFDNVRYEDALKILQCAEPYKVSFLVKRTVQGEEVCVRPRLPSVDIKGPKAKMTKMSVKAIKPFKAKKKRGGRFGLKRLKEKRREELVIEGTPPRLEMSDVDVEFCLPRFKPRRSDQVKAEGGAAAKPKRKIRFPRMKIKSHGGKEDSGGLKAKVKVSPAEIPGVKAKAKGKGHKFEISFPKSKDTKSGSVELKKPDVNIPSPSVEFSLPAGKVVDVEMGGESLNSPDVDFALPSFKADTTLLAQKGKVGIKGPKVEVRGDDAKVMKGKVDVETGKGDGKLQMPNLKLPKMRLVGDLDETDDKMKVKAGGEISVPTVEIKGGSSTVLPEAHVNKGGILENVPSVPSVDISFPKVKGTSNMDIKTTIRKPGMDFSVSDVDFNVERIPDEVEGSFKGPEISMPKLDFSLPKIGVSDKDVASAGSEGKFCPPSAEVGVDMSHYIGGDGKFTLPNFNVSQSQKGNLTGPGVEGEFKLPSVDLTLPKGKDVDPEMPDVNISLPKISLPEGGIKLKGTDFKEGKMDFPDIDVSLPKGKLEGGLELEGPDIKGGKFKMPTFDVSLPKVNLPESGVKLKGPELKGGKMEIPDLNVSLPRGKVEGGVEVQGPDVKGGKFKMPTLDVSLPKVNLPEGDVKLKGPELKGRRMEMPDIDVSLPKGKFEGGVEVQGPDVKGGKFKMPTLDVSLPKVNLPEGGVKLKGPELKGRRMEMPDIDVSLPKGKFEGGVEVQGPDVKGGKFKMPTLDVSLPKVNLPEGGVKLKGPELKGGRMEMPDIDVSLPKGKFEGGVEVQGPDVKGGKFKMPTLDVSLPKVNLPEGGVKLKGPELKGRKMEIPNIDVSLSKGKVEGHVDIEGQDLKGGKLKVPTLDVSLPEVKGPNLEGSKLDIPDIDVCLPKGKARGEIGIEGHVDKGGKFHMPSVDIYLPKMKTKGPDIDIQSPDIKVGEVTMPAVDVSLPKIKSPEVDVSLEGPDVKGGKVAIPAMTGLTGEGAGSGSFKHGTVKLPTVDISAPKVDIDFGLPKPKGDDVKVALLKPEGSRPSSGGSFDSPNVSFKVPSFTLPRFGGKSKSGQLEVSGQSSEVNISLGEPSVESGLENKVTSKKVKLKKPFIGIPKMDADASVSCPELDVNVKKGDIDIPQPDTSVDVERKGRFNAPDVTIKLPKFSMPGFASKDGDLGKPSGDLEAKAKAKIPSVELSLSATKSPEKEVLLPNAEVDVLECDIRTYEGGIPKKPAIDVNVPKVDLAVPLPKIKLESSYEREGTKFKIPHVDLSLPKGKVDSMPKGKPLNIETPEVELKMQSVDVSFPKAPDADFHGHGQGDFKTPHATTDLPDATIQRIDISIRKDKSDVHAKGEQTGLKLKMPSLDIACPKGDLELDMRLRKGDTKGLECHGETNSKVKGPKVKGTKFNIGMPKKKTGVSVKSEHEIENIEPGLTSTIQNGHKEGNMNIQMPCVTLPSVSVKSKEDSEESGLPSSCTAIPRIPDIDFDIGTAQDEEDDKLGKKIKIPKFGVPLPSLSSREGRMEIRGPETKYEGPKVKKAVFVLVNPSQRDEVTLNTGDAKVKIPKFQTNTIETSVSTPGMSVCTSQLRSTDDTLKPEAPSSKFHFETDARLHRGFKDEGVAASGKVKLPKVEFTSPYGKKAAGDASLEIATRLGKPSSSGEAPKGLQIKPGNVSFEGFVDESSKDVVTQHSRTQMLHQDSSASPASFTMEFSSSKVQTWSKGDIKGDPQGIEAPPWFKVPKFTLKPHSTGFLQITPEGSPQAQRRGELGGEANMLGSFCQHSSGITTREVSTPGGGGSVTVVTKTTRTKRHSTPAETSAGVSVATTHPPSDL, encoded by the exons ATGGACCCGGAACCTTCTAACGAGCAGACA gACCAGACCACGGTGGAAGCCGCGGAGCCTCCGGTGGAGATCGTGGTGGAGACTGAGGCGGAGGCTGGAGCTAGTGGCTATAGCGTGACCGGCGGTGGAGAGCGAGGCATCTTCATCAAAGACGTCCTCAAGGACTCACCAGCTGCCAAACATCTCAGCCTGCAGCAAG GTGATCAGCTGCTGAGCGCCAAGGTCTATTTTGACAATGTGCGTTATGAAGATGCTCTGAAGATCCTCCAGTGCGCTGAGCCCTACAAAGTCAGCTTCCTGGTCAAGAGGACGGTCCAGGGGGAGGAGGTCTGCGTGCGGCCCCGCCTGCCCAGTGTGGACATCAAAGGTCCCAAAGCCAAGATGACCAAAATG AGCGTGAAGGCGATCAAGCCATTCAAGGCCAAGAAGAAGAGAGGCGGTCGCTTTGGTCTGAAGAGGCTCAAGGAGAAACGGCGCGAGGAGCTGGTGATCGAGGGAACGCCACCCCGGCTGGAGATGAGCGATGTGGACGTTGAATTTTGCCTCCCCAGGTTCAAACCCAGGCGGAGCGACCAAGTGAAGGCAGAAGGAGGTGCTGCAGCAAAGCCAAAGAGGAAAATCAG GTTTCCTCGGATGAAGATAAAAAGTCATGGGGGAAAAGAGGACAGCGGAGGACTGAAAGCAAAGGTGAAGGTCTCCCCGGCTGAGATTCCAGGAGTCAAAGCGAAAGCCAAAGGAAAAGGTCACAAGTTTGAAATTAGCTTTCCCAAGAGTAAGGATACCAAGTCTGGATCCGTGGAACTGAAGAAGCCGGATGTCAACATTCCGTCGCCGTCTGTAGAGTTCAGTTTGCCTGCTGGGAAAGTTGTAGATGTGGAAATGGGGGGAGAATCATTAAATTCTCCAGATGTGGATTTTGCCCTCCCCTCATTCAAAGCTGACACAACTTTGCTTGCTCAGAAGGGAAAGGTGGGAATTAAAGGTCCAAAAGTTGAAGTAAGAGGCGATGACGCCAAAGTTATGAAGGGAAAAGTTGATGTTGAAACAGGCAAAGGTGATGGAAAACTGCAAATGCCAAACTTGAAACTCCCCAAAATGAGACTGGTGGGTGATTTGGATGAGACCGATGACAAAATGAAGGTCAAAGCAGGAGGAGAAATCAGTGTTCCAACTGTGGAAATAAAGGGGGGAAGTAGTACTGTTCTCCCTGAAGCACATGTCAACAAAGGAGGGATTTTAGAAAATGTTCCATCTGTGCCTTCGGTCGACATCTCTTTTCCCAAAGTCAAAGGAACATCAAATATGGATATAAAGACAACAATAAGGAAGCCTGGAATGGACTTCTCTGTGTCAGATGTGGACTTCAATGTTGAGAGAATTCCAGATGAGGTGGAGGGCTCTTTTAAAGGACCTGAAATTTCCATGCCAAAACTTGATTTCTCTTTGCCAAAGATAGGAGTGTCTGACAAGGATGTGGCTAGTGCAGGAAGTGAAGGGAAATTCTGTCCTCCTTCAGCTGAGGTTGGAGTAGACATGAGCCATTATATTGGTGGAGATGGGAAGTTCACCCTACCTAATTTTAATGTATCTCAATCACAAAAAGGTAATCTGACAGGACCGGGTGTTGAAGGAGAATTCAAGTTGCCTAGTGTGGACCTGACGCTTCCCAAAGGCAAAGATGTGGACCCCGAGATGCCAGATGTTAACATTTCTTTACCAAAGATCAGTCTTCCAGAGGGTGGTATCAAGCTAAAAGGCACGGACTTCAAGGAGGGGAAAATGGATTTTCCAGACATTGATGTTTCACTTCCCAAAGGAAAACTTGAAGGTGGACTAGAGCTTGAAGGCCCTGATATCAAGGGAGGaaaattcaaaatgccaacatttgaTGTTTCTTTACCTAAAGTCAATCTTCCAGAGAGTGGTGTTAAACTAAAAG GTCCAGAACTCAAGGGAGGGAAAATGGAAATTCCAGACCTCAATGTCTCACTCCCCAGAGGAAAGGTTGAAGGTGGCGTTGAAGTTCAAGGCCCTgatgtcaaaggaggaaagttcaaaatgccaacgtTGGATGTGTCTTTACCAAAAGTCAATCTTCCGGAGGGTGATGTGAAACTCAAAG GTCCAGAGCTCAAGGGAAGGAGGATGGAAATGCCAGACATTGATGTCTCACTTCCCAAAGGAAAATTTGAAGGTGGCGTTGAGGTTCAAGGCCCTgatgtcaaaggaggaaagttcaaaatgccaacgtTGGATGTTTCTTTACCGAAAGTCAATCTTCCAGAAGGTGGTGTGAAACTAAAAG GTCCAGAGCTCAAGGGAAGGAGGATGGAAATGCCAGACATTGATGTCTCACTTCCCAAAGGAAAATTTGAAGGTGGCGTTGAGGTTCAAGGCCCTgatgtcaaaggaggaaagttcaaaatgccaacgtTGGATGTTTCTTTACCGAAAGTCAATCTTCCAGAAGGTGGTGTGAAACTAAAAG GTCCAGAGCTCAAGGGAGGGAGGATGGAAATGCCAGACATTGACGTCTCACTTCCCAAAGGAAAATTTGAAGGTGGCGTTGAGGTTCAAGGCCCTgatgtcaaaggaggaaagttcaaaatgccaacgctGGATGTTTCTTTACCAAAAGTCAATCTTCCGGAGGGTGGTGTCAAACTAAAAG GTCCAGAACTCAAGGGACGGAAAATGGAAATTCCAAACATCGATGTCTCACTTTCCAAAGGAAAAGTTGAGGGGCATGTTGACATTGAAGGCCAAGATCTCAAAGGAGGGAAGTTGAAAGTGCCAACATTGGATGTTTCTTTACCAGAAGTAAAAGGTCCAAACCTTGAAGGAAGTAAGCTTGATATTCCAGACATTGATGTGTGTCTTCCCAAAGGAAAAGCAAGGGGAGAAATTGGAATTGAAGGACATGTTGACAAAGGAGGAAAGTTCCATATGCCCTCTGTGGATATTTATCTtcctaaaatgaaaacaaaaggtcCTGACATAGACATTCAAAGTCCTGACATTAAAGTTGGAGAAGTCACCATGCCAGCGGTTGATGTTTCCCTTCCGAAAATTAAATCCCCAGAAGTAGATGTCAGTTTGGAAGGTCCTGATGTAAAAGGCGGGAAAGTTGCCATCCCAGCAATGACTGGACTGACAGGAGAAGGTGCAGGTTCAGGCTCTTTTAAACATGGGACAGTCAAACTTCCAACGGTTGACATTTCAGCTCCGAAGGTGGATATTGACTTTGGCCTCCCTAAACCAAAAGGTGACGATGTGAAAGTGGCGCTTCTGAAACCAGAGGGAAGCAGGCCTTCTTCTGGGGGAAGTTTTGATTCGCCCAATGTTTCTTTCAAAGTCCCTAGTTTTACACTTCCCAGGTTTGGTGGCAAGTCCAAGAGTGGCCAATTGGAGGTGTCGGGACAAAGCTCAgaggtcaacatttctctcgggGAGCCATCCGTGGAGTCGGGTTTGGAGAATAAAGTGACAAGCAAAAAAGTGAAACTCAAAAAGCCCTTCATTGGAATACCCAAAATGGATGCAGATGCGTCTGTGTCTTGTCCTGAATTAGATGTCAATGTTAAAAAGGGGGACATTGACATTCCTCAACCAGATACTAGTGTTGATGTAGAAAGGAAAGGTCGTTTCAATGCACCCGATGTCACGATCAAACTCCCAAAGTTCTCCATGCCAGGATTTGCTTCaaaagatggagatttgggaaAGCCAAGCGGTGACCTTGAAGctaaggccaaggccaagataCCCTCAGTTGAGCTATCACTTTCCGCCACTAAATCACCAGAAAAGGAGGTTCTTCTTCCCAATGCAGAGGTGGATGTATTGGAGTGTGACATCCGAACCTATGAGGGAGGAATTCCCAAAAAGCCTGCTATTGATGTGAATGTGCCCAAAGTAGACCTGGCTGTGCCACTTCCCAAAATAAAACTTGAGTCTAGTTATGAGAGAGAAGGAACAAAATTCAAAATTCCTCATGTGGACTTATCCTTGCCAAAAGGAAAAGTTGACAGCATGCCAAAAGGCAAACCTTTAAATATTGAAACACCAGAAGTTGAACTCAAAATGCAGTCAGTAGACGTGTCCTTTCCCAAAGCACCAGATGCTGACTTCCATGGACATGGACAAGGTGACTTTAAGACACCACATGCAACCACTGACCTCCCAGATGCGACAATCCAAAGGATAGACATATCCATCCGCAAAGACAAAAGTGATGTGCATGCAAAGGGAGAGCAAACGGGTCTGAAACTGAAGATGCCAAGCCTGGATATCGCATGTCCAAAAGGAGACCTGGAGCTGGATATGCGACTTCGGAAAGGAGACACCAAGGGGTTAGAATGTCATGGAGaaaccaacagcaaagtcaaaggGCCCAAAGTCAAGGGAACAAAATTCAATATCGGAATGCCCAAAAAGAAAACTGGTGTTAGTGTAAAATCTGAGCATGAAATTGAAAATATTGAACCTGGTCTGACATCCACAATTCAGAACGGACACAAAGAGGGAAATATGAACATCCAAATGCCATGCGTTACGTTACCAAGTGTAAGTGTGAAAAGCAAAGAAGACTCAGAAGAAAGTGGCCTCCCGTCATCATGTACTGCAATCCCCAGGATTCCGGACATAGACTTTGATATCGGTACAGCACAAGATGAAGAAGACGACAAATTAGGCAAGAAgataaaaatccccaaatttggTGTCCCACTCCCGTCCCTGTCCTCCCGGGAAGGAAGAATGGAGATCCGAGGACCGGAGACCAAATATGAAGGCCCCAAAGTgaagaaagcagtttttgtTTTAGTAAATCCATCCCAAAGAGATGAGGTGACTTTAAATACAGGTGACGCCAAGGTGAAGATtcccaaatttcaaacaaaCACCATAGAAACATCTGTTAGCACACCTGGAATGTCAGTGTGCACCAGCCAACTAAGGTCAACTGACGACACACTCAAGCCAGAAGCTCCAAGTTCAAAGTTCCACTTTGAAACAGATGCACGACTTCACAGGGGCTTCAAAGATGAAGGAGTGGCAGCTAGTGGAAAAGTCAAACTTCCAAAGGTGGAATTCACTTCTCCTTATGGAAAGAAAGCTGCAGGTGACGCCAGCTTGGAAATCGCAACCAGACTGGGCAAACCTTCATCATCAGGGGAAGCTCCTAAAGGGCTCCAGATAAAACCAGGCAATGTTTCATTTGAAGGTTTTGTTGATGAGTCCTCAAAGGACGTCGTCACACAACACTCCAGAACACAAATGCTGCATCAGGACAGCTCGGCATCTCCAGCTTCTTTTACCATGGAATTCAGCTCATCAAAAGTCCAAACCTGGAGCAAAGGAGACATCAAAGGAGACCCCCAGGGGATAGAGGCCCCCC
- the prx gene encoding neuroblast differentiation-associated protein AHNAK isoform X33, whose protein sequence is MDPEPSNEQTDQTTVEAAEPPVEIVVETEAEAGASGYSVTGGGERGIFIKDVLKDSPAAKHLSLQQGDQLLSAKVYFDNVRYEDALKILQCAEPYKVSFLVKRTVQGEEVCVRPRLPSVDIKGPKAKMTKMSVKAIKPFKAKKKRGGRFGLKRLKEKRREELVIEGTPPRLEMSDVDVEFCLPRFKPRRSDQVKAEGGAAAKPKRKIRFPRMKIKSHGGKEDSGGLKAKVKVSPAEIPGVKAKAKGKGHKFEISFPKSKDTKSGSVELKKPDVNIPSPSVEFSLPAGKVVDVEMGGESLNSPDVDFALPSFKADTTLLAQKGKVGIKGPKVEVRGDDAKVMKGKVDVETGKGDGKLQMPNLKLPKMRLVGDLDETDDKMKVKAGGEISVPTVEIKGGSSTVLPEAHVNKGGILENVPSVPSVDISFPKVKGTSNMDIKTTIRKPGMDFSVSDVDFNVERIPDEVEGSFKGPEISMPKLDFSLPKIGVSDKDVASAGSEGKFCPPSAEVGVDMSHYIGGDGKFTLPNFNVSQSQKGNLTGPGVEGEFKLPSVDLTLPKGKDVDPEMPDVNISLPKISLPEGGIKLKGTDFKEGKMDFPDIDVSLPKGKLEGGLELEGPDIKGGKFKMPTFDVSLPKVNLPESGVKLKGPELKGGKMEIPDLNVSLPRGKVEGGVEVQGPDVKGGKFKMPTLDVSLPKVNLPEGDVKLKGPELKGRRMEMPDIDVSLPKGKFEGGVEVQGPDVKGGKFKMPTLDVSLPKVNLPEGGVKLKGPELKGRRMEMPDIDVSLPKGKFEGGVEVQGPDVKGGKFKMPTLDVSLPKVNLPEGGVKLKGPELKGGRMEMPDIDVSLPKGKFEGGVEVQGPDVKGGKFKMPTLDVSLPKVNLPEGGVKLKGPELKGRKMEIPNIDVSLSKGKVEGHVDIEGQDLKGGKLKVPTLDVSLPEVKGPNLEGSKLDIPDIDVCLPKGKARGEIGIEGHVDKGGKFHMPSVDIYLPKMKTKGPDIDIQSPDIKVGEVTMPAVDVSLPKIKSPEVDVSLEGPDVKGGKVAIPAMTGLTGEGAGSGSFKHGTVKLPTVDISAPKVDIDFGLPKPKGDDVKVALLKPEGSRPSSGGSFDSPNVSFKVPSFTLPRFGGKSKSGQLEVSGQSSEVNISLGEPSVESGLENKVTSKKVKLKKPFIGIPKMDADASVSCPELDVNVKKGDIDIPQPDTSVDVERKGRFNAPDVTIKLPKFSMPGFASKDGDLGKPSGDLEAKAKAKIPSVELSLSATKSPEKEVLLPNAEVDVLECDIRTYEGGIPKKPAIDVNVPKVDLAVPLPKIKLESSYEREGTKFKIPHVDLSLPKGKVDSMPKGKPLNIETPEVELKMQSVDVSFPKAPDADFHGHGQGDFKTPHATTDLPDATIQRIDISIRKDKSDVHAKGEQTGLKLKMPSLDIACPKGDLELDMRLRKGDTKGLECHGETNSKVKGPKVKGTKFNIGMPKKKTGVSVKSEHEIENIEPGLTSTIQNGHKEGNMNIQMPCVTLPSVSVKSKEDSEESGLPSSCTAIPRIPDIDFDIGTAQDEEDDKLGKKIKIPKFGVPLPSLSSREGRMEIRGPETKYEGPKVKKAVFVLVNPSQRDEVTLNTGDAKVKIPKFQTNTIETSVSTPGMSVCTSQLRSTDDTLKPEAPSSKFHFETDARLHRGFKDEGVAASGKVKLPKVEFTSPYGKKAAGDASLEIATRLGKPSSSGEAPKGLQIKPGNVSFEGFVDESSKDVVTQHSRTQMLHQDSSASPASFTMEFSSSKVQTWSKGDIKGDPQGIEAPPWFKVPKFTLKPHSTGFLQITPEGSPQAQRRGELGGEANMLGSFCQHSSGITTREVSTPGGGGSVTVVTKTTRTKRHSTPAETSAGVSVATTHPPSDL, encoded by the exons ATGGACCCGGAACCTTCTAACGAGCAGACA gACCAGACCACGGTGGAAGCCGCGGAGCCTCCGGTGGAGATCGTGGTGGAGACTGAGGCGGAGGCTGGAGCTAGTGGCTATAGCGTGACCGGCGGTGGAGAGCGAGGCATCTTCATCAAAGACGTCCTCAAGGACTCACCAGCTGCCAAACATCTCAGCCTGCAGCAAG GTGATCAGCTGCTGAGCGCCAAGGTCTATTTTGACAATGTGCGTTATGAAGATGCTCTGAAGATCCTCCAGTGCGCTGAGCCCTACAAAGTCAGCTTCCTGGTCAAGAGGACGGTCCAGGGGGAGGAGGTCTGCGTGCGGCCCCGCCTGCCCAGTGTGGACATCAAAGGTCCCAAAGCCAAGATGACCAAAATG AGCGTGAAGGCGATCAAGCCATTCAAGGCCAAGAAGAAGAGAGGCGGTCGCTTTGGTCTGAAGAGGCTCAAGGAGAAACGGCGCGAGGAGCTGGTGATCGAGGGAACGCCACCCCGGCTGGAGATGAGCGATGTGGACGTTGAATTTTGCCTCCCCAGGTTCAAACCCAGGCGGAGCGACCAAGTGAAGGCAGAAGGAGGTGCTGCAGCAAAGCCAAAGAGGAAAATCAG GTTTCCTCGGATGAAGATAAAAAGTCATGGGGGAAAAGAGGACAGCGGAGGACTGAAAGCAAAGGTGAAGGTCTCCCCGGCTGAGATTCCAGGAGTCAAAGCGAAAGCCAAAGGAAAAGGTCACAAGTTTGAAATTAGCTTTCCCAAGAGTAAGGATACCAAGTCTGGATCCGTGGAACTGAAGAAGCCGGATGTCAACATTCCGTCGCCGTCTGTAGAGTTCAGTTTGCCTGCTGGGAAAGTTGTAGATGTGGAAATGGGGGGAGAATCATTAAATTCTCCAGATGTGGATTTTGCCCTCCCCTCATTCAAAGCTGACACAACTTTGCTTGCTCAGAAGGGAAAGGTGGGAATTAAAGGTCCAAAAGTTGAAGTAAGAGGCGATGACGCCAAAGTTATGAAGGGAAAAGTTGATGTTGAAACAGGCAAAGGTGATGGAAAACTGCAAATGCCAAACTTGAAACTCCCCAAAATGAGACTGGTGGGTGATTTGGATGAGACCGATGACAAAATGAAGGTCAAAGCAGGAGGAGAAATCAGTGTTCCAACTGTGGAAATAAAGGGGGGAAGTAGTACTGTTCTCCCTGAAGCACATGTCAACAAAGGAGGGATTTTAGAAAATGTTCCATCTGTGCCTTCGGTCGACATCTCTTTTCCCAAAGTCAAAGGAACATCAAATATGGATATAAAGACAACAATAAGGAAGCCTGGAATGGACTTCTCTGTGTCAGATGTGGACTTCAATGTTGAGAGAATTCCAGATGAGGTGGAGGGCTCTTTTAAAGGACCTGAAATTTCCATGCCAAAACTTGATTTCTCTTTGCCAAAGATAGGAGTGTCTGACAAGGATGTGGCTAGTGCAGGAAGTGAAGGGAAATTCTGTCCTCCTTCAGCTGAGGTTGGAGTAGACATGAGCCATTATATTGGTGGAGATGGGAAGTTCACCCTACCTAATTTTAATGTATCTCAATCACAAAAAGGTAATCTGACAGGACCGGGTGTTGAAGGAGAATTCAAGTTGCCTAGTGTGGACCTGACGCTTCCCAAAGGCAAAGATGTGGACCCCGAGATGCCAGATGTTAACATTTCTTTACCAAAGATCAGTCTTCCAGAGGGTGGTATCAAGCTAAAAGGCACGGACTTCAAGGAGGGGAAAATGGATTTTCCAGACATTGATGTTTCACTTCCCAAAGGAAAACTTGAAGGTGGACTAGAGCTTGAAGGCCCTGATATCAAGGGAGGaaaattcaaaatgccaacatttgaTGTTTCTTTACCTAAAGTCAATCTTCCAGAGAGTGGTGTTAAACTAAAAG GTCCAGAACTCAAGGGAGGGAAAATGGAAATTCCAGACCTCAATGTCTCACTCCCCAGAGGAAAGGTTGAAGGTGGCGTTGAAGTTCAAGGCCCTgatgtcaaaggaggaaagttcaaaatgccaacgtTGGATGTGTCTTTACCAAAAGTCAATCTTCCGGAGGGTGATGTGAAACTCAAAG GTCCAGAGCTCAAGGGAAGGAGGATGGAAATGCCAGACATTGATGTCTCACTTCCCAAAGGAAAATTTGAAGGTGGCGTTGAGGTTCAAGGCCCTgatgtcaaaggaggaaagttcaaaatgccaacgtTGGATGTTTCTTTACCGAAAGTCAATCTTCCAGAAGGTGGTGTGAAACTAAAAG GTCCAGAGCTCAAGGGAAGGAGGATGGAAATGCCAGACATTGATGTCTCACTTCCCAAAGGAAAATTTGAAGGTGGCGTTGAGGTTCAAGGCCCTgatgtcaaaggaggaaagttcaaaatgccaacgtTGGATGTTTCTTTACCGAAAGTCAATCTTCCAGAAG GTGGTGTCAAACTAAAAG GTCCAGAGCTCAAGGGAGGGAGGATGGAAATGCCAGACATTGACGTCTCACTTCCCAAAGGAAAATTTGAAGGTGGCGTTGAGGTTCAAGGCCCTgatgtcaaaggaggaaagttcaaaatgccaacgctGGATGTTTCTTTACCAAAAGTCAATCTTCCGGAGGGTGGTGTCAAACTAAAAG GTCCAGAACTCAAGGGACGGAAAATGGAAATTCCAAACATCGATGTCTCACTTTCCAAAGGAAAAGTTGAGGGGCATGTTGACATTGAAGGCCAAGATCTCAAAGGAGGGAAGTTGAAAGTGCCAACATTGGATGTTTCTTTACCAGAAGTAAAAGGTCCAAACCTTGAAGGAAGTAAGCTTGATATTCCAGACATTGATGTGTGTCTTCCCAAAGGAAAAGCAAGGGGAGAAATTGGAATTGAAGGACATGTTGACAAAGGAGGAAAGTTCCATATGCCCTCTGTGGATATTTATCTtcctaaaatgaaaacaaaaggtcCTGACATAGACATTCAAAGTCCTGACATTAAAGTTGGAGAAGTCACCATGCCAGCGGTTGATGTTTCCCTTCCGAAAATTAAATCCCCAGAAGTAGATGTCAGTTTGGAAGGTCCTGATGTAAAAGGCGGGAAAGTTGCCATCCCAGCAATGACTGGACTGACAGGAGAAGGTGCAGGTTCAGGCTCTTTTAAACATGGGACAGTCAAACTTCCAACGGTTGACATTTCAGCTCCGAAGGTGGATATTGACTTTGGCCTCCCTAAACCAAAAGGTGACGATGTGAAAGTGGCGCTTCTGAAACCAGAGGGAAGCAGGCCTTCTTCTGGGGGAAGTTTTGATTCGCCCAATGTTTCTTTCAAAGTCCCTAGTTTTACACTTCCCAGGTTTGGTGGCAAGTCCAAGAGTGGCCAATTGGAGGTGTCGGGACAAAGCTCAgaggtcaacatttctctcgggGAGCCATCCGTGGAGTCGGGTTTGGAGAATAAAGTGACAAGCAAAAAAGTGAAACTCAAAAAGCCCTTCATTGGAATACCCAAAATGGATGCAGATGCGTCTGTGTCTTGTCCTGAATTAGATGTCAATGTTAAAAAGGGGGACATTGACATTCCTCAACCAGATACTAGTGTTGATGTAGAAAGGAAAGGTCGTTTCAATGCACCCGATGTCACGATCAAACTCCCAAAGTTCTCCATGCCAGGATTTGCTTCaaaagatggagatttgggaaAGCCAAGCGGTGACCTTGAAGctaaggccaaggccaagataCCCTCAGTTGAGCTATCACTTTCCGCCACTAAATCACCAGAAAAGGAGGTTCTTCTTCCCAATGCAGAGGTGGATGTATTGGAGTGTGACATCCGAACCTATGAGGGAGGAATTCCCAAAAAGCCTGCTATTGATGTGAATGTGCCCAAAGTAGACCTGGCTGTGCCACTTCCCAAAATAAAACTTGAGTCTAGTTATGAGAGAGAAGGAACAAAATTCAAAATTCCTCATGTGGACTTATCCTTGCCAAAAGGAAAAGTTGACAGCATGCCAAAAGGCAAACCTTTAAATATTGAAACACCAGAAGTTGAACTCAAAATGCAGTCAGTAGACGTGTCCTTTCCCAAAGCACCAGATGCTGACTTCCATGGACATGGACAAGGTGACTTTAAGACACCACATGCAACCACTGACCTCCCAGATGCGACAATCCAAAGGATAGACATATCCATCCGCAAAGACAAAAGTGATGTGCATGCAAAGGGAGAGCAAACGGGTCTGAAACTGAAGATGCCAAGCCTGGATATCGCATGTCCAAAAGGAGACCTGGAGCTGGATATGCGACTTCGGAAAGGAGACACCAAGGGGTTAGAATGTCATGGAGaaaccaacagcaaagtcaaaggGCCCAAAGTCAAGGGAACAAAATTCAATATCGGAATGCCCAAAAAGAAAACTGGTGTTAGTGTAAAATCTGAGCATGAAATTGAAAATATTGAACCTGGTCTGACATCCACAATTCAGAACGGACACAAAGAGGGAAATATGAACATCCAAATGCCATGCGTTACGTTACCAAGTGTAAGTGTGAAAAGCAAAGAAGACTCAGAAGAAAGTGGCCTCCCGTCATCATGTACTGCAATCCCCAGGATTCCGGACATAGACTTTGATATCGGTACAGCACAAGATGAAGAAGACGACAAATTAGGCAAGAAgataaaaatccccaaatttggTGTCCCACTCCCGTCCCTGTCCTCCCGGGAAGGAAGAATGGAGATCCGAGGACCGGAGACCAAATATGAAGGCCCCAAAGTgaagaaagcagtttttgtTTTAGTAAATCCATCCCAAAGAGATGAGGTGACTTTAAATACAGGTGACGCCAAGGTGAAGATtcccaaatttcaaacaaaCACCATAGAAACATCTGTTAGCACACCTGGAATGTCAGTGTGCACCAGCCAACTAAGGTCAACTGACGACACACTCAAGCCAGAAGCTCCAAGTTCAAAGTTCCACTTTGAAACAGATGCACGACTTCACAGGGGCTTCAAAGATGAAGGAGTGGCAGCTAGTGGAAAAGTCAAACTTCCAAAGGTGGAATTCACTTCTCCTTATGGAAAGAAAGCTGCAGGTGACGCCAGCTTGGAAATCGCAACCAGACTGGGCAAACCTTCATCATCAGGGGAAGCTCCTAAAGGGCTCCAGATAAAACCAGGCAATGTTTCATTTGAAGGTTTTGTTGATGAGTCCTCAAAGGACGTCGTCACACAACACTCCAGAACACAAATGCTGCATCAGGACAGCTCGGCATCTCCAGCTTCTTTTACCATGGAATTCAGCTCATCAAAAGTCCAAACCTGGAGCAAAGGAGACATCAAAGGAGACCCCCAGGGGATAGAGGCCCCCC